One window of the Bombus affinis isolate iyBomAffi1 chromosome 10, iyBomAffi1.2, whole genome shotgun sequence genome contains the following:
- the LOC126920895 gene encoding collagen alpha-5(IV) chain-like isoform X28 yields the protein MLGRVRAAFFSLVIATSLLQYTQQQGSRQSREVILNISDEQKIQYLNQDFYSNAYNYGYEVSPNGQFHHEVRGPDDITYGCYGYIDPFGKLKTTFYISDGWGYRVVQPGNSVELFLHEHEHHHEDDTGQHHQEHDDHHDHHGVITEWANLYFPEICRQFDGTGSGSNVIPIPGYPGMPEKPSQPGYPGKPGTPGIPGTPGTPGQPGYPGTPPQPGYPGTPGTPGTPGTPGQPGYPGTPPQPGYPGKPGTPGTPGTPGTPGQPGYPGTPPQPGYPGKPGTPGTPGTPGTPGQPGYPGTPPQPGYPGEPGTPGTPGTPGTPGQPGYPGTPPQPGYPGKPGTPGTPGTPGTPGQPGYPGTPPQPGYPGTPGIPGTPGTPGYPGTPPQPGYPGKPGTPGTPGTPGTPGSPGQPGYPEKPPQPGYPGKPGAPGTPGTPGTPGKPGYPGKPPQPGYPGKPGTPGTPGTPGTPGQPGYPGTPPQPGYPGTPGIPGTPGTPGTPPQPGYPGTPPQPGYPGTPGTPGTPGTPGTPPQPGYPGKPGTPGTPGTPGTPGQPGYPGTPPQPGYPGTPGTPGTPGTPGTPGQPGYPGTPPQHGYPGTPGTPGTPGTPGKPPQPGYPGKPGTPGTPGTPGTPGQPGYPGTPPQPGYPGTPGTPGTPGTPGTPPQPGYPGKPGTPGTPGQPGYPGTPSQPGYPGTPGTPGYPGKPGTPGTPDTPGTPGQPGFPGIPPQPGYPGTPGIPGGPAHPGYPGTPGIPGKPGKPGKPGKPGKPGKPGVPAIPEQPPYPGSSETPETPGIPYPPPYPPSPEYPVSPGSPGAPGLPGIPGIPGKPGRPGKPGKPAKPSKPGHPSHPGYPGSPGSPGSPGHPGSPGTPGHPGTPGTPGTPGIPGTPPIPPRPGYPGIPGTPGIPGTPGTPPIPPQPGYPGIPGTPGIPGTPGTPPIPPQPGYPGIPGTPGIPGTPGTPPIPPQPGYPGIPGTPGIPGTPGTPPIPPQPGYPGIPGTPGIPGTPGTPPIPPQPGYPGIPGTPGIPGTPGTPPIPPQPGYPGIPGTPGIPGTPGTPPIPPQPGYPGIPGTPGIPGTPGTPPIPPQPGYPGTPGTPGTPGIPGIPGKPGKPGKPGRPGKPGVPPVPPQPGYPGTPPYPEIPGKPGKPGHHGHPGSSTPDQPPYPPYPGYPPGHEGPIGGVGPDGPNGPWPNGPDGPQGPSGPGGPGGPGGPGGPEGGIGGVGGIGGDGPPGPDGPWPTGSPGPDGPWPGDPDYVPGAHPTIRPHYEGPIKIQYPIKYYEPTTPTSYVYPLYGQKQVERLTSNSKFELKYFNNETSKEGYEKNVESTTFTYPSKISGPIGVKDTYIDSQFGNRSQRPGYQTGQVNQNADEINSLLQTQRKELRKYTEQEDQSNYEDLKKIVSQIPQTVYDEVGPTTSEKYSSRERLQQSSRENRKYPQQVTKLSEPVIRIETSPEENTAALIKQVNQLSEKSSEPNFEFAAIGVQPPNPINIKPYEQSVGPDPETCPCYLVEPGNDTVTTTSTTSIPLIGQLGFIPVVFVPYCPGNDETDSENMKDMFPSAMPVPYACDTCGLQTGKIETKLLSVNQLGNIENLREALRQAKLGFLNVSARRRTERRGAKSRHVK from the exons GTGATTGCCACATCTCTGTTGCAATACACACAGCAACAAGGAAGTAGGCAGAGTAGAGAAGTAATATTGAACATCAGTGACGAGCAGAAAATTCAATACCTAAATCAAGATTTCTATTCGA ATGCATATAATTATGGCTATGAAGTAAGTCCCAACGGACAATTTCATCACGAGGTACGCGGTCCAGACGACATCACGTATGGATGCTATGGATATATTGATCCATTTGGAAAGCTGAAAACAACGTTCTACATCAGCGATGGTTGGGGATATCGAGTTGTTCAACCAGGAAACTCGGTTGAATTGTTCCTTCATGAACACGAACATCACCACGAAGATGACACAGGACAACATCATCAGGAACATGATGATCATCACGATCATCATGGGGTGATTACAGAATGGGCAAATTTGTATTTCCCAGAAATATGTAGACAATTCGATGGAACAGGTTCCGGATCAAACGTCATACCAATACCAG GATATCCTGGAATGCCGGAAAAACCATCACAACCAGGATATCCAGGCAAACCAGGAACTCCTGGTATACCTGGCACACCAGGAACGCCAGGACAACCCGGCTATCCTGGAACACCACCACAACCTGGATACCCAGGAACGCCTGGAACACCAGGTACACCGGGAACGCCAGGACAACCCGGCTATCCTGGAACACCACCACAACCCGGATACCCAGGCAAACCCGGAACACCTGGCACCCCTGGCACACCTGGAACGCCAGGACAACCCGGCTATCCTGGAACACCACCACAAC CTGGATACCCAGGCAAACCCGGAACAC CTGGCACACCAGGCACAC CTGGAACGCCAGGACAACCCGGCTATCCTGGAACACCACCACAACCCGGATACCCAGGCGAACCCGGAACACCCGGTACACCCGGAACACCAGGAACGCCAGGACAACCCGGCTATCCTGGAACACCACCACAACCCGGATACCCAGGCAAACCCGGAACACCCGGTACACCCGGAACACCAGGAACGCCAGGACAACCCGGCTATCCTGGAACACCACCACAACCTGGATACCCAGGCACGCCTGGAATACCAGGTACACCGGGAACACCGGGATATCCTGGAACACCACCCCAACCTGGATATCCAGGCAAACCCGGAACACCTGGCACTC CTGGCACGCCTGGTACACCAGGATCACCAGGACAACCTGGCTATCCTGAAAAACCACCTCAGCCGGGATACCCAGGCAAACCTGGAGCACCTGGTACCCCTGGTACGCCCGGAACGCCAGGAAAACCCGGCTACCCCGGAAAACCGCCGCAGCCTGGATACCCAGGCAAACCCGGAACACCTGGCACTCCAGGCACACCTGGAACGCCAGGACAACCCGGCTATCCTGGAACACCACCCCAACCTGGATATCCAGGCACACCTGGAATAC CTGGCACTCCTGGCACACCCGGAACACCACCTCAAC CTGGTTATCCTGGAACGCCACCTCAACCTGGATATCCTGGCACACCTGGAACACCTGGCACTCCTGGCACACCCGGAACACCACCTCAGCCTGGATATCCAGGCAAGCCTGGCACACCTGGAACGCCTGGTACACCCGGAACGCCAGGGCAACCTGGCTACCCTGGAACACCGCCGCAACCTGGATACCCGGGCACACCTGGAACGCCTGGAACTCCTGGCACACCCGGAACGCCTGGGCAAC CTGGTTATCCTGGAACGCCACCTCAACATGGATATCCTGGCACACCTGGAACACCTGGCACTCCTGGCACACCCGGAAAACCACCTCAGCCTGGATATCCAGGCAAGCCTGGCACACCTGGAACGCCTGGTACACCCGGAACGCCAGGGCAACCTGGCTACCCTGGAACACCGCCGCAACCTGGATACCCGGGCACACCTGGAACGCCTGGCACTCCTGGCACACCCGGAACACCACCTCAGCCTGGATACCCAGGCAAGCCTGGCACACCCGGAACGCCTGGGCAACCTGGCTACCCTGGAACACCATCGCAACCTGGATACCCGGGCACACCTGGAACGCCTGGATACCCAGGCAAGCCTGGCACACCTGGCACTCCTGACACAC CCGGAACGCCAGGGCAACCCGGATTCCCCGGAATACCACCTCAACCTGGATACCCCGGAACGCCTGGAATACCCGGTGGCCCAGCGCATCCAGGTTATCCTGGTACACCAGGAATTCCGGGCAAACCTGGGAAACCTGGGAAACCGGGGAAACCTGGTAAACCTGGGAAACCTGGCGTCCCAGCAATTCCAGAACAACCACCATATCCTGGTTCATCCGAAACTCCAGAAACTCCCGGCATACCATATCCACCGCCATATCCACCATCTCCTGAATATCCCGTCTCCCCTGGTAGTCCAGGGGCTCCCGGATTGCCTGGAATACCCGGAATACCAGGTAAACCTGGCAGACCTGGCAAACCTGGCAAACCTGCCAAACCAAGCAAACCTGGACATCCATCACATCCTGGTTACCCTGGAAGTCCCGGTTCACCAGGTAGTCCGGGTCATCCTGGTTCTCCTGGTACGCCAGGACATCCTGGCACTCCCGGGACACCAGGAACTCCTGGAATACCCGGCACACCACCAATACCTCCACGTCCAGGTTATCCCGGCATCCCTGGTACACCGGGAATTCCCGGAACACCCGGAACTCCACCAATACCTCCACAGCCAG GTTATCCCGGCATCCCTGGTACACCAGGAATTCCCGGAACACCCGGAACTCCACCAATACCTCCACAGCCAGGTTATCCCGGCATCCCTGGTACACCAGGAATTCCCGGAACACCCGGAACTCCACCAATAC CTCCACAGCCAGGTTATCCCGGCATCCCTGGTACACCAGGAATTCCCGGAACACCCGGAACTCCACCAATACCTCCACAGCCAGGTTATCCCGGCATCCCTGGTACACCAGGAATTCCCGGAACTCCCGGAACTCCACCAATACCTCCTCAGCCAGGTTATCCCGGCATCCCTGGTACACCAGGAATTCCCGGAACACCCGGAACTCCACCAATACCTCCACAGCCAGGTTATCCCGGCATCCCTGGTACACCAGGAATTCCCGGAACACCCGGAACTCCACCAATACCTCCACAGCCAGGTTATCCCGGCATCCCTGGTACACCGGGAATTCCCGGAACACCCGGAACTCCACCAATACCTCCACAACCAGGTTATCCCGGTACCCCCGGTACGCCAGGAACTCCTGGAATACCAGGTATACCTGGAAAACCTGGTAAACCTGGCAAGCCGGGCAGGCCAGGAAAACCTGGGGTTCCACCTGTCCCACCACAACCAGGATACCCTGGAACACCGCCATATCCAGAGATCCCTGGAAAGCCTGGGAAACCTGGACATCATGGACATCCCGGATCATCAACCCCAG ATCAGCCTCCATATCCCCCATATCCAGGATATCCTCCCGGGCATGAAGGCCCAATTGGTGGTGTAGGTCCAGATGGTCCCAATGGCCCATGGCCCAATGGTCCGGATGGTCCTCAAGGACCAAGTGGTCCAGGTGGACCAGGCGGACCAGGCGGGCCAGGTGGCCCTGAAGGTGGAATTGGAGGAGTAGGAGGTATAGGTGGCGATGGACCTCCTGGTCCAGATGGTCCATGGCCGACAGGTTCGCCCGGTCCAGATGGGCCATGGCCTGGTGATCCCGACTACGTGCCTGGAGCTCACCCAACAATTCGTCCACACTACGAAGGGCCAATTAAGATTCAATATCCCATTAAGTATTACGAACCTACGACGCCGACCTCTTATGTTTATCCGTTGTATGGACAGAAGCAAGTAGAACGGTTAACCTCTAACTCTAAGTTcgaattgaaatatttcaataatgaaACTTCGAAGGAAGGCTACGAAAAGAACGTCGAATCTACAACGTTTACATATCCAAGCAAAATAAGCGGTCCCATAGGAGTGAAGGATACATATATAGACTCGCAGTTTGGAAATCGATCCCAGAGACCCGGCTATCAGACAGGACAAGTGAACCAAAATGCGGACGAAATTAATTCCTTGCTGCAAACGCAACGAAAGGAATTGCGTAAATACACAGAACAGGAAGACCAAAGTAACTACGAAGATCTTAAGAAAATTGTATCGCAAATTCCTCAAACTGTTTACGACGAAGTAGGTCCTACCACTAGTGAGAAATACTCCAGCCGAGAGAGATTGCAACAGAGCTCTCGCGAGAATCGTAAATATCCCCAACAAGTGACGAAATTGAGCGAACCGGTGATTCGAATAGAAACGAGCCCCGAAGAAAATACTGCCGCGCTTATCAAACAGGTAAACCAATTATCTGAAAAATCTAGCGAACCGAACTTCGAGTTCGCTGCGATCGGTGTTCAGCCACCGAATCCGATCAATATCAAGCCCTACGAGCAGTCTGTAGGGCCAGACCCTGAAACCTGTCCCTGTTACCTTGTCGAGCCTGGAAACGATACAGTCACAACCACGAGCACGACATCCATTCCTCTCATTGGTCAGCTTGGCTTCATTCCAGTAGTATTTGTACCATACTGTCCGGGCAACGACGAGACGGACAGCGAAAACATGAAAGACATGTTCCCCTCTGCAATGCCTGTCCCATATGCATGCGACACGTGCGGTTTGCAAACCGGAAAAATCGAAACGAAGCTTCTCAGCGTGAATCAGCTTGGCAATATAGAGAATCTTCGCGAGGCCTTGCGGCAAGCAAAACTTGGCTTTTTAAATGTTTCAGCACGGCGTCGGACGGAAAGGAGGGGGGCGAAGAGTCGGCACGTCAAGTGA
- the LOC126920895 gene encoding collagen alpha-5(IV) chain-like isoform X7: MLGRVRAAFFSLVIATSLLQYTQQQGSRQSREVILNISDEQKIQYLNQDFYSNAYNYGYEVSPNGQFHHEVRGPDDITYGCYGYIDPFGKLKTTFYISDGWGYRVVQPGNSVELFLHEHEHHHEDDTGQHHQEHDDHHDHHGVITEWANLYFPEICRQFDGTGSGSNVIPIPGYPGMPEKPSQPGYPGKPGTPGIPGTPGTPGQPGYPGTPPQPGYPGTPGTPGTPGTPGYPGTPPQPGYPGKPGTPGTPGTPGTPGQPGYPGTPPQPGYPGKPGTPGTPGTPGTPGQPGYPGTPPKPGYPGKPGTPGTPGTPGTPGQPGYPGTPPQPGYPGKPGTPGTPGTPGTPGTPGQPGYPGTPPQPGYPGTPGIPGTPGTPGYPGTPPQPGYPGKPGTPGTPGTPGTPGQPGYPGTPPQPGYPGEPGTPGTPGTPGTPGQPGYPGTPPQPGYPGKPGTPGTPGTPGTPGQPGYPGTPPQPGYPGTPGIPGTPGTPGYPGTPPQPGYPGKPGTPGTPGTPGTPGSPGQPGYPEKPPQPGYPGKPGAPGTPGTPGTPGKPGYPGKPPQPGYPGKPGTPGTPGTPGTPGQPGYPGTPPQPGYPGTPGIPGTPGTPGTPPQPGYPGTPPQPGYPGTPGTPGTPGTPGTPPQPGYPGKPGTPGTPGTPGTPGQPGYPGTPPQPGYPGTPGTPGTPGTPGTPGQPGYPGTPPQHGYPGTPGTPGTPGTPGKPPQPGYPGKPGTPGTPGTPGTPGQPGYPGTPPQPGYPGTPGTPGTPGTPGTPPQPGYPGKPGTPGTPGQPGYPGTPSQPGYPGTPGTPGYPGKPGTPGTPDTPGTPGQPGFPGIPPQPGYPGTPGIPGGPAHPGYPGTPGIPGKPGKPGKPGKPGKPGKPGVPAIPEQPPYPGSSETPETPGIPYPPPYPPSPEYPVSPGSPGAPGLPGIPGIPGKPGRPGKPGKPAKPSKPGHPSHPGYPGSPGSPGSPGHPGSPGTPGHPGTPGTPGTPGIPGTPPIPPRPGYPGIPGTPGIPGTPGTPPIPPQPGYPGIPGTPGIPGTPGTPPIPPQPGYPGIPGTPGIPGTPGTPPIPPQPGYPGIPGTPGIPGTPGTPPIPPQPGYPGIPGTPGIPGTPGTPPIPPQPGYPGIPGTPGIPGTPGTPPIPPQPGYPGIPGTPGIPGTPGTPPIPPQPGYPGIPGTPGIPGTPGTPPIPPQPGYPGTPGTPGTPGIPGIPGKPGKPGKPGRPGKPGVPPVPPQPGYPGTPPYPEIPGKPGKPGHHGHPGSSTPDQPPYPPYPGYPPGHEGPIGGVGPDGPNGPWPNGPDGPQGPSGPGGPGGPGGPGGPEGGIGGVGGIGGDGPPGPDGPWPTGSPGPDGPWPGDPDYVPGAHPTIRPHYEGPIKIQYPIKYYEPTTPTSYVYPLYGQKQVERLTSNSKFELKYFNNETSKEGYEKNVESTTFTYPSKISGPIGVKDTYIDSQFGNRSQRPGYQTGQVNQNADEINSLLQTQRKELRKYTEQEDQSNYEDLKKIVSQIPQTVYDEVGPTTSEKYSSRERLQQSSRENRKYPQQVTKLSEPVIRIETSPEENTAALIKQVNQLSEKSSEPNFEFAAIGVQPPNPINIKPYEQSVGPDPETCPCYLVEPGNDTVTTTSTTSIPLIGQLGFIPVVFVPYCPGNDETDSENMKDMFPSAMPVPYACDTCGLQTGKIETKLLSVNQLGNIENLREALRQAKLGFLNVSARRRTERRGAKSRHVK; encoded by the exons GTGATTGCCACATCTCTGTTGCAATACACACAGCAACAAGGAAGTAGGCAGAGTAGAGAAGTAATATTGAACATCAGTGACGAGCAGAAAATTCAATACCTAAATCAAGATTTCTATTCGA ATGCATATAATTATGGCTATGAAGTAAGTCCCAACGGACAATTTCATCACGAGGTACGCGGTCCAGACGACATCACGTATGGATGCTATGGATATATTGATCCATTTGGAAAGCTGAAAACAACGTTCTACATCAGCGATGGTTGGGGATATCGAGTTGTTCAACCAGGAAACTCGGTTGAATTGTTCCTTCATGAACACGAACATCACCACGAAGATGACACAGGACAACATCATCAGGAACATGATGATCATCACGATCATCATGGGGTGATTACAGAATGGGCAAATTTGTATTTCCCAGAAATATGTAGACAATTCGATGGAACAGGTTCCGGATCAAACGTCATACCAATACCAG GATATCCTGGAATGCCGGAAAAACCATCACAACCAGGATATCCAGGCAAACCAGGAACTCCTGGTATACCTGGCACACCAGGAACGCCAGGACAACCCGGCTATCCTGGAACACCACCACAACCTGGATACCCAGGAACGCCTGGAACACCAG GTACACCGGGAACACCGGGATATCCTGGAACACCACCCCAACCCGGATATCCAGGCAAACCCGGAACACCTGGCACTCCTGGCACAC CTGGAACGCCAGGACAACCCGGCTATCCTGGAACACCACCACAACCCGGATACCCAGGCAAACCCGGAACAC CTGGCACTCCTGGCACACCTGGAACGCCAGGACAACCCGGCTATCCTGGAACACCACCCAAACCTGGATACCCAGGCAAACCCGGAACACCTGGCACCCCTGGCACACCTGGAACGCCAGGACAACCCGGCTATCCTGGAACACCACCACAACCCGGATACCCAGGCAAACCCGGAACACCTGGCACACCTGGCACACCAGGCACAC CAGGAACGCCAGGACAACCCGGCTATCCTGGAACACCACCACAACCTGGATACCCAGGCACGCCTGGAATACCAGGTACACCGGGAACACCGGGATATCCTGGAACACCACCCCAACCTGGATATCCAGGCAAACCCGGAACACCTGGCACTCCTGGCACAC CTGGAACGCCAGGACAACCCGGCTATCCTGGAACACCACCACAACCCGGATACCCAGGCGAACCCGGAACACCCGGTACACCCGGAACACCAGGAACGCCAGGACAACCCGGCTATCCTGGAACACCACCACAACCCGGATACCCAGGCAAACCCGGAACACCCGGTACACCCGGAACACCAGGAACGCCAGGACAACCCGGCTATCCTGGAACACCACCACAACCTGGATACCCAGGCACGCCTGGAATACCAGGTACACCGGGAACACCGGGATATCCTGGAACACCACCCCAACCTGGATATCCAGGCAAACCCGGAACACCTGGCACTC CTGGCACGCCTGGTACACCAGGATCACCAGGACAACCTGGCTATCCTGAAAAACCACCTCAGCCGGGATACCCAGGCAAACCTGGAGCACCTGGTACCCCTGGTACGCCCGGAACGCCAGGAAAACCCGGCTACCCCGGAAAACCGCCGCAGCCTGGATACCCAGGCAAACCCGGAACACCTGGCACTCCAGGCACACCTGGAACGCCAGGACAACCCGGCTATCCTGGAACACCACCCCAACCTGGATATCCAGGCACACCTGGAATAC CTGGCACTCCTGGCACACCCGGAACACCACCTCAAC CTGGTTATCCTGGAACGCCACCTCAACCTGGATATCCTGGCACACCTGGAACACCTGGCACTCCTGGCACACCCGGAACACCACCTCAGCCTGGATATCCAGGCAAGCCTGGCACACCTGGAACGCCTGGTACACCCGGAACGCCAGGGCAACCTGGCTACCCTGGAACACCGCCGCAACCTGGATACCCGGGCACACCTGGAACGCCTGGAACTCCTGGCACACCCGGAACGCCTGGGCAAC CTGGTTATCCTGGAACGCCACCTCAACATGGATATCCTGGCACACCTGGAACACCTGGCACTCCTGGCACACCCGGAAAACCACCTCAGCCTGGATATCCAGGCAAGCCTGGCACACCTGGAACGCCTGGTACACCCGGAACGCCAGGGCAACCTGGCTACCCTGGAACACCGCCGCAACCTGGATACCCGGGCACACCTGGAACGCCTGGCACTCCTGGCACACCCGGAACACCACCTCAGCCTGGATACCCAGGCAAGCCTGGCACACCCGGAACGCCTGGGCAACCTGGCTACCCTGGAACACCATCGCAACCTGGATACCCGGGCACACCTGGAACGCCTGGATACCCAGGCAAGCCTGGCACACCTGGCACTCCTGACACAC CCGGAACGCCAGGGCAACCCGGATTCCCCGGAATACCACCTCAACCTGGATACCCCGGAACGCCTGGAATACCCGGTGGCCCAGCGCATCCAGGTTATCCTGGTACACCAGGAATTCCGGGCAAACCTGGGAAACCTGGGAAACCGGGGAAACCTGGTAAACCTGGGAAACCTGGCGTCCCAGCAATTCCAGAACAACCACCATATCCTGGTTCATCCGAAACTCCAGAAACTCCCGGCATACCATATCCACCGCCATATCCACCATCTCCTGAATATCCCGTCTCCCCTGGTAGTCCAGGGGCTCCCGGATTGCCTGGAATACCCGGAATACCAGGTAAACCTGGCAGACCTGGCAAACCTGGCAAACCTGCCAAACCAAGCAAACCTGGACATCCATCACATCCTGGTTACCCTGGAAGTCCCGGTTCACCAGGTAGTCCGGGTCATCCTGGTTCTCCTGGTACGCCAGGACATCCTGGCACTCCCGGGACACCAGGAACTCCTGGAATACCCGGCACACCACCAATACCTCCACGTCCAGGTTATCCCGGCATCCCTGGTACACCGGGAATTCCCGGAACACCCGGAACTCCACCAATACCTCCACAGCCAG GTTATCCCGGCATCCCTGGTACACCAGGAATTCCCGGAACACCCGGAACTCCACCAATACCTCCACAGCCAGGTTATCCCGGCATCCCTGGTACACCAGGAATTCCCGGAACACCCGGAACTCCACCAATAC CTCCACAGCCAGGTTATCCCGGCATCCCTGGTACACCAGGAATTCCCGGAACACCCGGAACTCCACCAATACCTCCACAGCCAGGTTATCCCGGCATCCCTGGTACACCAGGAATTCCCGGAACTCCCGGAACTCCACCAATACCTCCTCAGCCAGGTTATCCCGGCATCCCTGGTACACCAGGAATTCCCGGAACACCCGGAACTCCACCAATACCTCCACAGCCAGGTTATCCCGGCATCCCTGGTACACCAGGAATTCCCGGAACACCCGGAACTCCACCAATACCTCCACAGCCAGGTTATCCCGGCATCCCTGGTACACCGGGAATTCCCGGAACACCCGGAACTCCACCAATACCTCCACAACCAGGTTATCCCGGTACCCCCGGTACGCCAGGAACTCCTGGAATACCAGGTATACCTGGAAAACCTGGTAAACCTGGCAAGCCGGGCAGGCCAGGAAAACCTGGGGTTCCACCTGTCCCACCACAACCAGGATACCCTGGAACACCGCCATATCCAGAGATCCCTGGAAAGCCTGGGAAACCTGGACATCATGGACATCCCGGATCATCAACCCCAG ATCAGCCTCCATATCCCCCATATCCAGGATATCCTCCCGGGCATGAAGGCCCAATTGGTGGTGTAGGTCCAGATGGTCCCAATGGCCCATGGCCCAATGGTCCGGATGGTCCTCAAGGACCAAGTGGTCCAGGTGGACCAGGCGGACCAGGCGGGCCAGGTGGCCCTGAAGGTGGAATTGGAGGAGTAGGAGGTATAGGTGGCGATGGACCTCCTGGTCCAGATGGTCCATGGCCGACAGGTTCGCCCGGTCCAGATGGGCCATGGCCTGGTGATCCCGACTACGTGCCTGGAGCTCACCCAACAATTCGTCCACACTACGAAGGGCCAATTAAGATTCAATATCCCATTAAGTATTACGAACCTACGACGCCGACCTCTTATGTTTATCCGTTGTATGGACAGAAGCAAGTAGAACGGTTAACCTCTAACTCTAAGTTcgaattgaaatatttcaataatgaaACTTCGAAGGAAGGCTACGAAAAGAACGTCGAATCTACAACGTTTACATATCCAAGCAAAATAAGCGGTCCCATAGGAGTGAAGGATACATATATAGACTCGCAGTTTGGAAATCGATCCCAGAGACCCGGCTATCAGACAGGACAAGTGAACCAAAATGCGGACGAAATTAATTCCTTGCTGCAAACGCAACGAAAGGAATTGCGTAAATACACAGAACAGGAAGACCAAAGTAACTACGAAGATCTTAAGAAAATTGTATCGCAAATTCCTCAAACTGTTTACGACGAAGTAGGTCCTACCACTAGTGAGAAATACTCCAGCCGAGAGAGATTGCAACAGAGCTCTCGCGAGAATCGTAAATATCCCCAACAAGTGACGAAATTGAGCGAACCGGTGATTCGAATAGAAACGAGCCCCGAAGAAAATACTGCCGCGCTTATCAAACAGGTAAACCAATTATCTGAAAAATCTAGCGAACCGAACTTCGAGTTCGCTGCGATCGGTGTTCAGCCACCGAATCCGATCAATATCAAGCCCTACGAGCAGTCTGTAGGGCCAGACCCTGAAACCTGTCCCTGTTACCTTGTCGAGCCTGGAAACGATACAGTCACAACCACGAGCACGACATCCATTCCTCTCATTGGTCAGCTTGGCTTCATTCCAGTAGTATTTGTACCATACTGTCCGGGCAACGACGAGACGGACAGCGAAAACATGAAAGACATGTTCCCCTCTGCAATGCCTGTCCCATATGCATGCGACACGTGCGGTTTGCAAACCGGAAAAATCGAAACGAAGCTTCTCAGCGTGAATCAGCTTGGCAATATAGAGAATCTTCGCGAGGCCTTGCGGCAAGCAAAACTTGGCTTTTTAAATGTTTCAGCACGGCGTCGGACGGAAAGGAGGGGGGCGAAGAGTCGGCACGTCAAGTGA